In one window of Gossypium arboreum isolate Shixiya-1 chromosome 4, ASM2569848v2, whole genome shotgun sequence DNA:
- the LOC108458831 gene encoding uncharacterized protein LOC108458831 produces MTDLRAMFTRLSLYNNGSLLAELQVKPAWLDQIKDNQLGDKSLELRFRQVEAGSTIDFRIDSDGVLHLRDIICLLNDEDLKLSILREAHSSPHAMHPDGNKMYRDLRELYWWPGLKHGVTDFVARCLTCQQFKAEHQLPSSLL; encoded by the coding sequence ATGACCGATTTGAGAGCGATGTTCACTCGACTGAGTCTTTATAACAATGGGAGTCTTCTAGCTGAGTTGCAGGTTAAACCTGCGTGGTTAGATCAAATTAAGGATAATCAGTTGGGGGATAAGTCTCTTGAGTTACGATTCCGTCAGGTTGAGGCTGGTTCTACCATTGATTTTAGGATTGACAGTGATGGGGTGTTGCATTTACGAGATATAATTTGTTTACTTAATGATGAGGATTTGAAGTTGTCGATTCtgagggaggcgcatagtagccctcaTGCTATGCATCCTGATGGCAACAAAATGTATAGGGATCTTagagagttgtactggtggccagggttgaaacaTGGGGTGACGGACTTTGTTGCTCGTTGTTTGACTTGCCAACAatttaaggctgagcatcaattaccttcgagTTTGCTTTAG